From Daphnia pulicaria isolate SC F1-1A chromosome 4, SC_F0-13Bv2, whole genome shotgun sequence, one genomic window encodes:
- the LOC124336298 gene encoding homeobox protein ceh-30-like, with product MDGRFQQHQSDSFSIANLLSMQPKHNHHHHHHHPNRVIHPDPLSHLRKLTSLPDAPDNSALLAIHHQQQQQQHYHHHPPGSAPPFFCNNPAIPSTSGHPTMMTSTAPGASENFNVKPEESMTPNGAMMEAAASNESLQTDPASIDSADSDDGQTGSSGEERKKRPRTAFSAVQIKALESEFERNKYLSVSKRMQLSKQLKLTETQIKIWFQNRRTKWKRKYTNDLEMLAQQYYSSLGILAPRPLFIGDRLWFLNPSGNYVATAGPPPPPPNLYHPRPSSMIDPMIHLANMSGLNHPSPAFEPQSLGSNNGSVSGPQFSPTWTPPMLRVAPQQQQQLGNDSAAGSPVDPISLSFTPSPEDLQPKDV from the exons ATGGACGGAAGATTCCAGCAACACCAGTCAGATTCTTTCTCCATCGCCAATTTATTATCGATGCAACCCAAACACAATcaccatcatcaccaccatcaTCCGAACAGAGTCATCCATCCGGATCCGCTTTCCCATCTACGCAAATTGACCAGCCTTCCGGATGCGCCAGACAACAGCGCTCTGCTGGCCATCCaccatcagcaacaacaacagcaacactaTCATCACCATCCACCTGGATCAGCCCCGCCGTTCTTTTGCAACAATCCAGCCATCCCATCCACTTCCGGCCATCCAACCATGATGACCTCCACAGCACCAGGAGCCTCGGAAAATTTCAACGTCAAACCCGAAGAATCCATGACACCTAACGGAGCGATGATGGAAGCCGCAGCTTCAAACGAATCGCTACAAACCGATCCAGCATCCATCGACTCTGCAGATTCCG ATGATGGACAGACTGGCAGCAgtggagaagagagaaagaaacgacCTCGCACAGCTTTTTCAGCTGTACAGATCAAG GCCTTGGAATCGGaatttgaaagaaacaaatatcTGTCAGTCTCCAAACGaatgcagctgtcaaaacaactCAAACTAACCGAAACTCAG ATCAAAATATGGTTCCAAAATCGCAGGACCAAATGGAAACGCAAATACACCAACGATCTAGAAATGTTGGCCCAACAGTATTATTCATCGCTGGGAATATTAGCCCCTAGGCCTTTATTTATTGGCGATCGACTCTG GTTTTTGAATCCGTCTGGTAACTACGTGGCAACTGCgggaccaccaccaccgccccCGAATCTCTACCATCCTCGTCCATCATCTATGATTGATCCGATGATTCACCTCGCCAATATGTCAGGATTGAACCATCCATCGCCGGCCTTTGAGCCACAGTCATTAGGTTCGAATAACGGGTCTGTATCAGGTCCCCAGTTCTCGCCCACTTGGACTCCACCCATGCTGCGCGTCGcgccccaacaacaacaacagctagGCAACGACAGCGCCGCTGGTAGCCCAGTGGATCCAATTAGTCTCAGTTTCACTCCCAGTCCCGAAGACCTCCAACCAAAAGATGTttag